A genomic segment from Actinomadura hallensis encodes:
- the glyA gene encoding serine hydroxymethyltransferase, producing the protein MHEPAVPRLQSQDPEIAGLVEAEARRQYEKIRLIASENYVSPAVLEATGTVLTNKYSEGYAGKRYYEGQQNVDPIELLAIDRAKELFGVEHANVQPYSGSPANLAVYMAFLEPGDPVMGLSLPMGGHLTHGWSVSATGRWFRPVRYDVRADTGRVDMDQVRDLALKERPKLIWCGGTAIPRTIDFPAFAEIARETGAVLAADIAHIAGLIAGGAHPSPVGHADVITTTTHKTLRGPRGAMIMSTAEHAKAIDKAVFPGLQGGPHNHTTAAIAVALREAAQRDFAGYARQVVANARALAAALLERGYDLISGGTDNHLILIDLTNKGVAGKPAAQALDRAGIELNYNAVPFDPRKPFDPSGLRIGTAAITTRGLTEERMPQIAAWIDEVVQAAAKQDETVVERVAAEVREMLASYPMPGWTPAP; encoded by the coding sequence ATGCACGAACCGGCCGTACCCCGTCTGCAGAGTCAGGACCCCGAGATCGCCGGGCTGGTGGAGGCCGAGGCCCGCCGCCAGTACGAGAAGATCCGGCTCATCGCCTCGGAGAACTACGTGTCCCCGGCCGTCCTGGAGGCGACCGGCACCGTCCTGACCAACAAGTACTCCGAGGGCTACGCGGGCAAGCGGTACTACGAGGGGCAGCAGAACGTCGACCCCATCGAGCTGCTGGCGATCGACCGCGCCAAGGAGCTGTTCGGCGTCGAGCACGCCAACGTCCAGCCCTACTCGGGGTCGCCCGCGAACCTCGCCGTCTACATGGCGTTCCTGGAGCCGGGCGACCCCGTGATGGGCCTGTCGCTGCCGATGGGCGGGCACCTCACGCACGGGTGGTCGGTGTCGGCCACCGGCCGGTGGTTCAGGCCCGTCCGGTACGACGTGCGCGCCGACACCGGGCGGGTCGACATGGACCAGGTCCGCGACCTGGCGCTCAAGGAGCGGCCGAAGCTCATCTGGTGCGGCGGCACCGCGATCCCCCGGACGATCGACTTCCCCGCGTTCGCCGAGATCGCCCGGGAGACCGGCGCGGTCCTGGCCGCCGACATCGCGCACATCGCGGGCCTGATCGCGGGCGGCGCGCACCCGTCGCCGGTGGGGCACGCCGACGTGATCACCACGACCACGCACAAGACGCTGCGCGGCCCGCGCGGCGCGATGATCATGTCGACGGCCGAGCACGCCAAGGCCATCGACAAGGCCGTCTTCCCCGGCCTGCAGGGAGGCCCCCACAACCACACCACCGCCGCGATCGCCGTCGCGCTGAGGGAGGCGGCGCAGCGGGACTTCGCCGGGTACGCGCGGCAGGTCGTCGCGAACGCCAGGGCGCTGGCCGCCGCGCTGCTCGAACGCGGGTACGACCTGATCTCCGGCGGCACCGACAACCACCTCATCCTCATCGACCTGACGAACAAGGGCGTCGCGGGCAAGCCCGCCGCGCAGGCCCTCGACCGCGCCGGGATCGAGCTGAACTACAACGCCGTCCCGTTCGACCCGCGCAAGCCGTTCGACCCGTCCGGGCTGCGGATCGGCACCGCCGCGATCACCACCCGCGGGCTCACGGAGGAGCGGATGCCGCAGATCGCCGCCTGGATCGACGAGGTCGTGCAGGCCGCCGCCAAGCAGGACGAGACCGTCGTCGAGCGCGTCGCCGCCGAGGTCCGGGAGATGCTCGCGTCCTACCCGATGCCGGGCTGGACGCCCGCGCCCTAG
- a CDS encoding Lrp/AsnC family transcriptional regulator has protein sequence MDAVDQAILRRLQRDGRQTNRELAEAVGIAPSTALERTRALRARGVITGFHAAVDFERLGRGVQALISIRIRPQSREAIESARDSMAAMPEAVGVFVVTGNEDLLVHVAVPSTAYLRDFVLDRLARRKEFVDVRTTVVYDYVRPVEQSELPAEERADRRTSSR, from the coding sequence ATGGACGCGGTCGACCAGGCGATTCTGCGGCGGTTGCAGCGGGACGGGCGGCAGACGAACCGGGAGCTGGCGGAGGCGGTGGGGATCGCGCCGTCAACGGCGCTGGAGCGGACGCGGGCGCTGCGGGCGCGCGGCGTCATCACCGGGTTTCACGCCGCCGTCGACTTCGAACGCCTCGGCCGGGGCGTCCAGGCGCTGATCTCGATCCGGATCCGGCCGCAGTCGCGGGAGGCGATCGAGTCGGCGCGCGACAGCATGGCCGCGATGCCGGAGGCCGTCGGGGTCTTCGTGGTGACGGGAAACGAGGATCTCCTCGTCCACGTGGCCGTGCCGAGCACCGCGTATCTGCGGGACTTCGTCCTCGACCGGCTGGCGCGGCGCAAGGAGTTCGTGGACGTGCGGACCACGGTCGTCTACGACTATGTCCGGCCGGTGGAGCAGTCCGAACTTCCGGCGGAGGAGCGGGCTGACAGGCGAACTTCCTCCAGGTGA
- a CDS encoding RNA polymerase-binding protein RbpA yields MGSGNAIRGSRVGAGPMGEAERGEAAPRVWVTFYCANRHETRPSFATDVQVPETWDCPRCGFPAGQDSENPPAPPKTEPYKTHLAYVKERRSDEDGEAILEEALAKLRERRAAVKQALESAGR; encoded by the coding sequence GTGGGTAGTGGCAACGCGATTCGGGGCAGCCGTGTCGGAGCCGGTCCGATGGGTGAGGCGGAGCGCGGCGAAGCCGCCCCCCGCGTCTGGGTGACGTTCTACTGCGCCAACCGGCACGAGACCCGCCCCAGCTTCGCGACGGACGTCCAGGTCCCCGAGACCTGGGACTGTCCGCGCTGCGGGTTCCCCGCCGGACAGGACTCGGAGAACCCCCCGGCCCCGCCGAAGACCGAGCCGTACAAGACGCACCTGGCGTACGTGAAAGAACGCCGCAGCGACGAGGACGGCGAGGCCATCCTCGAAGAGGCCCTGGCCAAGCTCCGCGAGCGGCGCGCCGCCGTCAAGCAGGCCCTCGAATCCGCGGGCCGCTGA
- the secG gene encoding preprotein translocase subunit SecG: MIIATATVLILSSLLMVVLVLMHKGKGGGLSDMFGGGITSNLGGSSVVERNLDRLTVGVGLVWFASIIVLGLLFKGDGSV, encoded by the coding sequence GTGATCATCGCAACGGCCACCGTGCTCATCCTCTCGAGCCTGCTGATGGTGGTCCTCGTCCTGATGCACAAGGGCAAGGGCGGGGGACTGTCGGACATGTTCGGCGGCGGAATCACGTCGAACCTGGGCGGGTCGTCGGTGGTGGAACGCAACCTCGACCGGCTGACCGTCGGTGTTGGCCTGGTGTGGTTCGCGTCCATCATCGTGCTCGGACTGCTGTTCAAGGGCGACGGCTCCGTCTGA
- the tpiA gene encoding triose-phosphate isomerase — MAGNWKMNNTHFDAIKLVQKMAFALKDADYEAVDIVVLPPFTAIRSVQTLVDADKLGIQYGAQDVSQHASGAYTGEVSAAMLAKLGCTYVVVGHSERRQYHGEDDAIVNAKAKAALAADLTPILCVGEGLDVRKAGEHVAHVLAQVDGGLEKIPAEQVRRTVIAYEPVWAIGTGEVATPQDAQEVCGAIRTRLAELYDGGVADQVRILYGGSVKGDNVAKLMAEEDVDGALVGGASLDAGEFVKICRYRDLPV; from the coding sequence ATGGCGGGCAACTGGAAGATGAACAACACCCACTTCGACGCCATCAAGCTCGTCCAGAAGATGGCGTTCGCGCTGAAGGACGCCGACTACGAGGCCGTCGACATCGTCGTCCTGCCGCCGTTCACGGCGATCCGGTCGGTGCAGACGCTCGTCGACGCCGACAAGCTCGGCATCCAGTACGGCGCGCAGGACGTCTCCCAGCACGCCTCCGGCGCCTACACCGGCGAGGTCTCCGCCGCGATGCTGGCCAAGCTCGGCTGCACCTACGTCGTCGTGGGGCACTCCGAGCGCCGCCAGTACCACGGCGAGGACGACGCGATCGTCAACGCCAAGGCCAAGGCCGCCCTCGCCGCCGACCTCACCCCGATCCTGTGCGTCGGCGAGGGGCTCGACGTCCGCAAGGCCGGGGAGCACGTCGCGCACGTCCTGGCGCAGGTGGACGGCGGGCTGGAGAAGATCCCCGCCGAGCAGGTCCGGCGCACCGTGATCGCCTACGAGCCCGTCTGGGCCATCGGCACCGGCGAGGTCGCCACCCCGCAGGACGCGCAGGAGGTCTGCGGCGCCATCAGGACGCGGCTCGCCGAGCTGTACGACGGCGGAGTGGCCGACCAGGTGCGTATCCTGTACGGCGGTTCGGTCAAGGGCGACAACGTCGCCAAGCTCATGGCGGAGGAGGACGTGGACGGCGCACTGGTCGGCGGTGCCAGCCTGGACGCCGGCGAGTTCGTCAAAATCTGCCGGTACCGGGATCTCCCCGTCTGA
- a CDS encoding phosphoglycerate kinase: protein MRTIDDLDVAGRRVLVRADLNVPLEDGAITDDGRIRASLPTIEALRSRGAKVIVCAHLGRPKGEVKPEFSLAPVAARLGELLGTDVTAASDVVGDSARAAVDGLEDGGVALLENLRFEPGETSKDDAERAAFADRLAALADLYVGDGFGAVHRKHASVYDVPQRLPHAAGGLIVAEVEVLKRLTENVERPYAVVLGGSKVSDKLGVIDNLLGKADRILVGGGMVFTFLKAQGHEVGRSLLEEDQLDTVREYLRRAEESGVEFVLPVDIVAATAFAADADHDVVEAAAIPSDRLGLDIGPESGKLFASRLAGARTVFWNGPMGVFEMEPYSHGTRAVAQGLIDSGAFTVVGGGDSAAAVRRLGFDEAAFSHISTGGGASLEYLEGKTLPGLQALED from the coding sequence ATGCGCACCATTGACGATCTCGACGTCGCCGGGAGGCGCGTGCTCGTCCGCGCCGACCTCAACGTCCCGCTGGAGGACGGCGCCATCACCGACGACGGGCGGATCCGCGCGAGCCTCCCGACGATCGAGGCGCTGCGGAGCCGGGGCGCCAAGGTCATCGTCTGCGCCCACCTCGGCCGCCCCAAGGGCGAGGTGAAGCCCGAGTTCTCGCTGGCCCCCGTCGCGGCACGGCTCGGCGAGCTGCTCGGCACGGACGTCACGGCCGCCTCCGACGTCGTCGGCGACTCCGCCCGCGCGGCCGTCGACGGACTGGAGGACGGCGGCGTCGCGCTGCTGGAGAACCTGCGGTTCGAGCCCGGCGAGACCAGCAAGGACGACGCCGAGCGCGCCGCGTTCGCCGACCGGCTCGCCGCGCTCGCCGACCTGTACGTCGGCGACGGCTTCGGCGCCGTGCACCGCAAGCACGCGTCGGTGTACGACGTGCCGCAGCGGCTCCCGCACGCCGCCGGCGGCCTCATCGTCGCCGAGGTCGAGGTGCTGAAGAGGCTCACCGAGAACGTCGAACGCCCCTACGCCGTCGTGCTCGGCGGCTCCAAGGTCTCCGACAAGCTCGGCGTCATCGACAACCTGCTCGGCAAGGCCGACCGCATCCTGGTCGGCGGCGGCATGGTGTTCACGTTCCTGAAGGCCCAGGGCCACGAGGTCGGCAGGAGCCTCCTGGAGGAGGACCAGCTCGACACCGTCCGCGAGTACCTGCGGCGGGCCGAGGAGTCCGGGGTGGAGTTCGTCCTCCCGGTCGACATCGTCGCGGCGACCGCGTTCGCCGCCGACGCCGACCACGACGTGGTCGAGGCCGCCGCGATCCCGTCCGACCGGCTCGGCCTCGACATCGGCCCCGAGTCCGGCAAGCTGTTCGCCTCGCGCCTCGCCGGCGCCCGGACGGTGTTCTGGAACGGCCCGATGGGCGTGTTCGAGATGGAGCCCTACTCGCACGGCACCCGCGCCGTCGCGCAGGGCCTCATCGACTCCGGCGCGTTCACCGTGGTCGGCGGCGGCGACTCGGCCGCGGCCGTCCGGCGGCTCGGCTTCGACGAGGCCGCCTTCTCCCACATCTCGACCGGCGGCGGCGCCAGCCTCGAATACCTCGAGGGCAAGACGCTGCCCGGCCTGCAGGCCCTGGAGGACTGA
- the gap gene encoding type I glyceraldehyde-3-phosphate dehydrogenase: MTIRVGINGFGRIGRNFYRAVKASGADIEVVAVNDLTDNATLAQLLKYDSILGRFPEDVRATADEIVVGGKSIKAFAERDPAALKWSDVGADVVVESTGFFTDATKAKVHADNGAKKVIISAPAKNEDVTVVLGVNDDKYDPAKHTVISNASCTTNCLAPLAKVLNDAFGIEKGLMTTVHAYTQDQNLQDAPHKDLRRARAAAVNVVPTSTGAAKAIGLVLPELNGKLDGYALRVPVPTGSATDLTATVSREVTAEEVNEAFKAAAEEGPLKGYLTYTEDPIVSADIVTDPASCIFDAGLTKVIGDQVKVVGWYDNEWGYSNRLVDLVKLVGSDL, from the coding sequence GTGACCATCCGAGTAGGCATCAACGGGTTCGGCCGGATCGGCCGCAACTTCTACCGCGCCGTGAAGGCGTCCGGGGCCGACATCGAGGTCGTCGCCGTCAACGACCTGACCGACAACGCCACCCTGGCGCAGTTGCTCAAGTACGACAGCATCCTCGGCCGTTTCCCCGAGGACGTGCGCGCCACCGCCGACGAGATCGTCGTCGGCGGGAAGAGCATCAAGGCCTTTGCCGAGCGCGACCCCGCGGCCCTGAAGTGGAGCGACGTCGGCGCCGACGTCGTCGTGGAGTCCACCGGGTTCTTCACCGACGCGACCAAGGCGAAGGTGCACGCCGACAACGGCGCCAAGAAGGTCATCATCTCCGCGCCGGCCAAGAACGAGGACGTCACCGTCGTCCTGGGCGTCAACGACGACAAGTACGACCCGGCGAAGCACACGGTGATCTCCAACGCCTCCTGCACCACCAACTGCCTGGCCCCGCTGGCGAAGGTCCTGAACGACGCCTTCGGCATCGAGAAGGGCCTGATGACGACGGTCCACGCCTACACGCAGGACCAGAACCTGCAGGACGCGCCGCACAAGGACCTGCGCCGCGCCCGCGCCGCCGCGGTGAACGTCGTGCCGACCTCCACCGGCGCCGCCAAGGCCATCGGCCTCGTGCTGCCCGAGCTGAACGGCAAGCTCGACGGCTACGCGCTGCGCGTCCCGGTGCCGACCGGCTCCGCCACCGACCTCACCGCCACGGTGTCCCGCGAGGTCACCGCCGAGGAGGTCAACGAGGCGTTCAAGGCCGCCGCCGAGGAGGGCCCGCTGAAGGGCTACCTCACCTACACCGAGGACCCGATCGTCTCCGCCGACATCGTCACCGACCCGGCGTCCTGCATCTTCGACGCCGGCCTGACCAAGGTGATCGGCGACCAGGTCAAGGTCGTCGGCTGGTACGACAACGAGTGGGGCTACTCCAACCGCCTGGTCGACCTCGTCAAGCTGGTGGGCTCCGACCTCTGA
- the whiA gene encoding DNA-binding protein WhiA produces MAMTGVVKDELSRLTIMKPCCRKAEVSTLLRFAGGLHLVSGRIVIEAEIDTGAAARRLIKDIAEVFGHTSEVVVLAPSGLRKGNRYVVRVFRDGESLARQTGLIDNNGRPVRGLPRQVVAGAACDAESAWRGAFLAHGSLTEPGRSMSLEVTCPGPEAALALVGSARRLKIHAKAREVRGVDRVVVRDGDAISALLTRLGAHDSVLAWEERRMRREVRATANRLANFDDANLRRSARAAVAAGARVARALEILGDDAPEHLVNAGRLRLEHKQASLEELGQLADPPLTKDAIAGRIRRLLAMADKRASDLGIPGTEANLTADMLAP; encoded by the coding sequence ATGGCGATGACCGGTGTGGTCAAGGACGAGCTGAGCCGGCTCACGATCATGAAGCCTTGCTGCCGCAAGGCCGAGGTCTCGACGCTGCTGCGCTTCGCGGGGGGTCTGCACCTGGTCAGCGGCCGTATCGTGATCGAGGCCGAGATCGACACCGGGGCCGCGGCGCGGCGGCTGATCAAGGACATCGCGGAGGTGTTCGGGCACACCTCCGAGGTCGTCGTGCTCGCGCCGAGCGGCCTGCGCAAGGGCAACCGCTACGTCGTGCGGGTGTTCCGCGACGGCGAGTCGCTCGCCCGGCAGACCGGGCTGATCGACAACAACGGCCGCCCGGTGCGGGGGCTGCCCCGGCAGGTCGTCGCGGGCGCGGCGTGCGACGCCGAGTCCGCCTGGCGCGGCGCGTTCCTCGCCCACGGCTCGCTCACCGAGCCCGGCAGGTCCATGTCCCTGGAGGTGACCTGCCCGGGACCGGAGGCGGCGCTCGCGCTCGTCGGCTCGGCCCGCCGCCTCAAGATCCACGCCAAGGCGCGGGAGGTCCGCGGCGTCGACCGGGTCGTGGTCCGCGACGGCGACGCGATCAGCGCGCTGCTCACCCGGCTCGGCGCGCACGACAGCGTCCTCGCCTGGGAGGAGCGCCGGATGCGCCGGGAGGTCCGCGCCACCGCCAACCGGCTCGCCAACTTCGACGACGCGAACCTGCGGCGCTCCGCCCGCGCGGCGGTCGCCGCGGGCGCCCGCGTGGCCCGCGCCCTGGAGATCCTCGGCGACGACGCGCCGGAGCACCTCGTCAACGCCGGGCGTCTCCGCCTGGAGCACAAGCAGGCGTCCCTGGAGGAGCTCGGCCAGCTCGCCGACCCGCCGCTCACCAAGGACGCCATCGCGGGCCGCATCCGCCGCCTGCTCGCCATGGCCGACAAGCGGGCCAGCGATCTGGGGATCCCCGGCACCGAGGCCAACCTCACCGCCGACATGCTGGCCCCGTAG
- a CDS encoding gluconeogenesis factor YvcK family protein, whose amino-acid sequence MGTVKPNGPKVVALGGGHGLYASLSALRRVTDRLTAIVTVADDGGSSGRLRRELGVLPPGDLRMALAALCGDDEWGQTWRDVVQHRFRKEGDLQGHAVGNLLIVALWELLGAADADAPGGSTVAGLDWVGRLLGAHGRVLPMAAVPLDIVAEVRGADPSRPDEITHVRGQVACAKTPGTVLGVSLVPADPPACPEAIAAVEDADWIVFGPGSWFTSVLPHLKVPALARALVSSRARRAVALNLAPQPGETDDFSPQTHLEVLRAHAPDLSVDVVIADSGVVDDPVALDKAVKEIGGRLVLAEVAADDGSPRHEPARLAQAFVQIFTD is encoded by the coding sequence ATCGGCACGGTGAAGCCCAACGGCCCCAAGGTCGTCGCGCTCGGCGGCGGTCACGGCCTGTACGCCTCGCTGTCCGCGCTGCGCCGCGTCACCGACCGGCTGACCGCGATCGTGACCGTCGCCGACGACGGCGGCTCCAGCGGCCGGCTGCGCCGGGAGCTCGGCGTGCTGCCGCCCGGGGACTTGCGCATGGCCCTGGCCGCGCTGTGCGGCGACGACGAGTGGGGGCAGACCTGGCGGGACGTCGTGCAGCACCGCTTCCGCAAAGAGGGCGACCTGCAGGGCCACGCCGTCGGCAACCTCCTCATCGTCGCGCTGTGGGAGCTGCTCGGCGCCGCGGACGCCGACGCCCCGGGCGGCTCCACCGTCGCCGGCCTCGACTGGGTCGGGCGGCTGCTCGGCGCGCACGGCCGGGTGCTGCCGATGGCGGCGGTGCCGCTGGACATCGTCGCGGAGGTCCGCGGCGCCGACCCGTCCCGGCCCGACGAGATCACCCACGTCAGGGGGCAGGTCGCCTGCGCGAAGACGCCCGGCACCGTGCTGGGGGTGTCGCTGGTCCCCGCGGACCCGCCGGCCTGCCCGGAGGCCATCGCCGCCGTCGAGGACGCCGACTGGATCGTGTTCGGCCCCGGCTCGTGGTTCACGAGCGTCCTGCCGCACCTGAAGGTGCCCGCGCTGGCGCGCGCCCTGGTGTCGTCCCGCGCGCGCCGCGCCGTCGCGCTGAACCTCGCCCCGCAGCCCGGGGAGACCGACGACTTCTCCCCGCAGACCCACCTGGAGGTCCTGCGGGCGCACGCGCCCGACCTCAGCGTGGACGTCGTGATCGCCGACAGCGGGGTGGTGGACGACCCGGTCGCGCTCGACAAGGCCGTCAAGGAGATCGGCGGGCGGCTGGTCCTCGCCGAGGTCGCCGCCGACGACGGCTCGCCACGCCATGAGCCCGCCCGCCTCGCCCAAGCCTTCGTACAGATATTCACCGACTGA
- the rapZ gene encoding RNase adapter RapZ, which yields MTTDTKIPDIVIITGMSGAGRSTAAKSLEDLDWFVVDNLPPGLLATMADLGGRVKDAVPRIAVVVDVRSRAFTEDLHDSIAELEARGVHPRVVFLEASDEDLVRRFESVRRPHPLQDDGRLVDGIARERELVREVRAEADLVIDTSGLNVHELRNKIIGFFGNDTGESSLRATVVSFGYKYGLPVDADLVVDCRFLPNPHWVPELRPKTGRDPAVRDYVLGQRGAKEFLDAYSEVLRLLSAGYEREGKHYVTLAVGCTGGKHRSVAMAEQIAARLRDEGIEVQVAHRDLGRE from the coding sequence ATGACGACCGACACGAAGATCCCGGACATCGTGATCATCACGGGGATGTCCGGGGCGGGGCGCAGCACCGCGGCCAAGTCGCTGGAGGACCTCGACTGGTTCGTGGTCGACAACCTGCCGCCGGGGCTGCTGGCGACGATGGCCGACCTCGGCGGCCGGGTGAAGGACGCGGTGCCGCGCATCGCCGTCGTGGTGGACGTGCGCAGCCGCGCCTTCACCGAGGACCTGCACGACTCGATCGCGGAGCTGGAGGCGCGCGGCGTCCACCCGCGGGTCGTGTTCCTGGAGGCCAGCGACGAGGACCTGGTGCGCCGCTTCGAGAGCGTCCGCCGCCCCCACCCGCTGCAGGACGACGGCCGCCTGGTCGACGGCATCGCGCGGGAGCGGGAGCTCGTCCGCGAGGTCCGCGCCGAGGCCGACCTGGTGATCGACACGAGCGGCCTCAACGTGCACGAGCTGCGCAACAAGATCATCGGGTTCTTCGGCAACGACACCGGGGAATCGAGCCTCCGCGCGACCGTCGTGTCGTTCGGCTACAAGTACGGCCTGCCGGTCGACGCCGACCTCGTCGTCGACTGCCGGTTCCTGCCGAACCCGCACTGGGTGCCGGAACTGCGGCCGAAGACGGGCCGCGACCCGGCCGTGCGCGACTACGTGCTGGGCCAGCGCGGCGCCAAGGAGTTCCTGGACGCCTACTCCGAGGTGCTGCGCCTGCTGTCCGCCGGCTACGAGCGCGAGGGCAAGCACTACGTCACGCTCGCCGTGGGATGCACCGGTGGTAAACACCGTAGTGTTGCCATGGCGGAACAGATCGCCGCCCGGCTGCGGGACGAGGGCATCGAGGTGCAGGTCGCCCATCGTGACCTCGGCCGCGAGTGA
- the uvrC gene encoding excinuclease ABC subunit UvrC: MADPATYRPAPGSIPESPGVYRFRDEHGRVIYVGKAKNLRQRLNSYFADFSALHPRTQTMVRTAARVDWTVVATEVEALQLEYSWIKEFDPRFNVRYRDDKSYPYLAVTLNEEYPRVMVMRGAKRKGVRYFGPYSHAWAIRETVDQLLRVFPVRTCSAGVFKRQRQLDRPCLLGYIGKCSAPCVGRVSPEEHRRLAEDFCDFMAGHTARFIKRLEREMREAAAEQEYERAARLRDDIRALERALEKQAVVLADSTDCDMIAFAEDELEAAVQVFYVRGGRIRGQRGWVVDKVADVTTADLVEHFLLQIYGESESVPREVLVPALPPDEHAMTELLSEQRGGPVRLRVPRRGDKKALLETVERNAHEALKQHKTRRASDLTTRSRALQEIQDALGLDEAPLRIECYDVSNLQGTNVVASMVVFEDGLARKSEYRRFTIKAVEGQDDVRSIHEVITRRFRRYLAESEKTGELDQLGERHGEAAGEPGEPGAPSRSGAEEGAHQPIDPETGRPRKFAYPPNLVLVDGGPAQVAAAQRALDELGVDDIAVCGIAKRLEELWLPGEDDPVILPRNSEGMFLVQRIRDEAHRFAIAFHRQRRSKSMTASELDNVPGLGPARRAALLKHFGSLKRLKDATPEQVAEVPGIGMRSAEKIVAALHGGVPAGRNGGTGARARTGSTRTGSTGGDGS; the protein is encoded by the coding sequence GTGGCTGATCCGGCGACTTACCGACCCGCACCGGGCTCGATCCCCGAATCCCCCGGGGTGTACAGGTTCCGTGACGAGCACGGCCGGGTCATCTACGTGGGCAAGGCGAAGAACCTGCGCCAGCGGCTGAACTCCTACTTCGCCGACTTCTCCGCGCTGCATCCCCGGACGCAGACGATGGTGCGGACCGCCGCGCGCGTCGACTGGACGGTCGTCGCCACCGAGGTCGAGGCCCTCCAGCTCGAGTACTCCTGGATCAAGGAGTTCGACCCCCGGTTCAACGTCCGCTACCGCGACGACAAGTCCTATCCGTACCTCGCCGTCACGCTGAACGAGGAGTACCCGAGGGTGATGGTGATGCGGGGAGCCAAGCGCAAGGGCGTGCGCTACTTCGGGCCGTACTCCCACGCGTGGGCGATCCGGGAGACGGTCGACCAGCTGCTGCGCGTGTTCCCCGTCCGGACGTGCAGCGCCGGGGTGTTCAAGCGGCAGCGCCAGCTCGACCGGCCCTGCCTGCTCGGCTACATCGGCAAGTGCTCGGCGCCGTGCGTCGGCCGCGTCTCCCCGGAGGAGCACCGCCGCCTCGCCGAGGACTTCTGCGACTTCATGGCGGGCCACACGGCCCGGTTCATCAAGCGCCTCGAACGCGAGATGCGCGAGGCGGCCGCGGAGCAGGAGTACGAGCGCGCAGCGCGCCTCCGCGACGACATCCGCGCGCTGGAGCGCGCCCTGGAGAAGCAGGCGGTCGTCCTCGCCGACAGCACCGACTGCGACATGATCGCCTTCGCGGAGGACGAGCTGGAGGCGGCCGTCCAGGTGTTCTACGTGCGCGGCGGCCGGATCCGCGGGCAGCGCGGCTGGGTGGTCGACAAGGTCGCGGACGTCACCACCGCCGACCTGGTCGAGCACTTCCTCCTCCAGATCTACGGCGAGAGCGAGTCGGTGCCGCGGGAGGTGCTCGTCCCGGCGCTGCCGCCCGACGAGCACGCGATGACCGAGCTGCTGTCGGAGCAGCGCGGCGGGCCGGTGCGGCTGCGCGTCCCCCGGCGCGGCGACAAGAAGGCGCTGCTGGAGACCGTCGAGCGCAACGCGCACGAGGCGCTCAAGCAGCACAAGACGCGGCGCGCGTCCGACCTGACCACCCGGAGCCGGGCGCTGCAGGAGATTCAGGACGCGCTCGGCCTGGACGAGGCGCCGCTGCGCATCGAGTGCTACGACGTGTCGAACCTGCAGGGCACCAACGTGGTCGCGTCGATGGTCGTGTTCGAGGACGGCCTGGCCCGCAAGAGCGAGTACCGCCGCTTCACGATCAAGGCCGTCGAGGGGCAGGACGACGTCCGCTCCATCCACGAGGTCATCACCCGCCGGTTCCGGCGCTACCTCGCCGAGAGCGAGAAGACGGGCGAGCTGGACCAGCTCGGCGAGCGGCACGGGGAGGCCGCCGGGGAGCCCGGGGAGCCCGGGGCGCCGTCCCGGAGCGGGGCGGAGGAGGGGGCGCACCAGCCGATCGATCCGGAGACCGGCCGGCCGCGCAAGTTCGCCTACCCGCCCAACCTCGTGCTCGTCGACGGCGGCCCGGCGCAGGTCGCGGCCGCGCAGCGGGCGCTGGACGAGCTGGGCGTCGACGACATCGCGGTCTGCGGCATCGCCAAGCGGCTGGAGGAGCTGTGGCTGCCCGGCGAGGACGACCCGGTGATCCTGCCGCGCAACAGCGAGGGCATGTTCCTCGTCCAGCGGATCCGGGACGAGGCGCACCGGTTCGCGATCGCCTTCCACCGGCAGCGGCGGTCCAAGTCCATGACGGCGAGCGAACTCGATAACGTACCGGGTCTGGGGCCGGCGCGGCGCGCGGCGCTGCTGAAGCACTTCGGGTCGCTGAAGCGGCTGAAGGACGCGACGCCCGAGCAGGTCGCCGAGGTCCCGGGGATCGGCATGCGCAGCGCCGAGAAGATCGTCGCAGCCCTGCACGGCGGCGTCCCCGCCGGGCGGAACGGCGGGACCGGCGCGCGGGCGCGGACGGGGAGCACGCGGACGGGGAGCACAGGGGGAGACGGCTCATGA